The Candidatus Zymogenaceae bacterium genome has a window encoding:
- a CDS encoding aminopeptidase encodes MTEKKKSDAAKKLEEKLLYRPKPVWDKINGDQRNELFSLADDYKAFLAAAKTERLAVRDIVTRAKERGFVDAATAEGKTAKKLFMTNRNKAAALAVIGTEKPANGLSLIVSHIDSPRLDLKQRPLYEDIELALMKTHYYGGIKKYNWVSRPLSLHGVVITADGKEVEISIGEDPDDPVFTVSDLLIHLAGKAQMEKKISEAVPAEKLNILCGSIPFTDAEVKERVKLAVMSLLNDTYGIVEEDLISAELEMTPAGPPRDVGFDRSMIGGYGQDDRISAFSSLRAALDAEHPARSFAVFFMDKEEIGSEGVTGARGRFIEEVMSELLDRTEKVRIPDDMIGAFSRSVCLSADVNGALDPDYQEVHEAKNAARLGYGVCVTKFTGSRGKSMASDASAELVGRVRKLFNENNVVWQHGELGKVDEGGGGTIAKDIAERGIDVIDCGPVLLDMHSPFEISSKADLYMAYRGFRVFLEKGI; translated from the coding sequence ATGACAGAGAAGAAAAAAAGCGACGCCGCAAAAAAGCTTGAGGAGAAGCTCCTCTACCGACCGAAGCCGGTATGGGATAAAATCAACGGAGACCAGAGAAACGAGCTGTTCTCCCTCGCCGATGACTACAAGGCGTTTCTCGCCGCGGCAAAGACGGAGCGTCTGGCGGTCCGGGATATCGTGACGAGGGCCAAGGAACGCGGATTCGTCGACGCCGCGACAGCCGAGGGAAAAACGGCGAAGAAACTCTTTATGACCAATCGAAACAAGGCCGCGGCCCTGGCGGTCATCGGCACGGAAAAACCGGCGAACGGCCTCTCTCTGATCGTATCACACATAGACTCCCCCCGTCTCGACCTGAAACAGCGCCCCCTCTACGAAGACATCGAGCTGGCGCTTATGAAGACCCACTATTACGGCGGTATTAAAAAGTACAACTGGGTTTCCCGACCGCTCTCACTTCACGGCGTTGTGATTACCGCGGACGGGAAAGAGGTGGAGATATCCATCGGCGAAGACCCCGACGATCCTGTCTTCACGGTGTCGGATCTGCTCATCCATCTGGCGGGCAAGGCCCAGATGGAAAAGAAAATATCGGAGGCCGTCCCTGCGGAAAAGCTCAACATCCTGTGCGGAAGCATCCCGTTTACGGACGCCGAAGTCAAGGAACGGGTTAAGCTGGCGGTGATGTCACTGCTCAACGATACCTACGGCATCGTCGAGGAGGACCTCATCAGCGCGGAACTTGAGATGACACCGGCGGGGCCGCCACGGGACGTCGGGTTTGACCGCTCGATGATCGGGGGGTACGGTCAGGACGACCGTATCAGCGCATTCTCAAGCCTCCGCGCCGCCCTGGACGCGGAACATCCGGCCCGCTCGTTCGCGGTTTTCTTCATGGACAAGGAAGAGATCGGCTCCGAAGGTGTGACCGGCGCCCGGGGGCGGTTCATTGAAGAGGTGATGTCGGAGCTTCTGGACAGAACCGAAAAGGTCCGGATCCCGGATGATATGATCGGGGCGTTTTCCCGGTCGGTCTGCCTCTCGGCGGACGTGAACGGCGCCCTGGACCCGGATTACCAGGAGGTGCACGAGGCGAAAAACGCCGCCCGTCTGGGATACGGTGTGTGCGTTACAAAATTCACCGGCTCCCGGGGAAAGAGCATGGCCTCGGACGCGTCCGCGGAGCTGGTAGGGCGGGTAAGAAAACTCTTCAACGAGAATAATGTTGTCTGGCAGCACGGCGAGCTGGGCAAGGTAGACGAGGGAGGGGGCGGCACCATCGCCAAGGATATCGCCGAGCGGGGCATAGACGTTATCGATTGCGGGCCGGTACTCCTGGATATGCATTCTCCCTTTGAGATCTCCAGCAAGGCGGACCTCTACATGGCATACCGGGGATTTCGCGTCTTTCTGGAAAAAGGAATCTGA
- a CDS encoding transporter substrate-binding domain-containing protein, with amino-acid sequence MSGCFGVIRIIGLVSLAVMLFSIAAWAQDGTTMPRETVTVGVRDDFAPFSDVQEIDGEEIFTGYDVEIVRAVARDMGVNVTFTAAPPVTLIPMAAEGLVDLVPGMAHRRGWELAVDYSETYFLAGARVLVTTRSHITRLAHLKNKPVAVIDDSITGGFTPDDVIAALPEAVIVTAADLPEALSLLESREVVGVVADLRTLIATVYANDESERYRIVEDAITTTPVGIMLPPDDDTLRERVNFSLMNIYTTGVYGEITETWLVEPLPCAIDAGFVMELWPE; translated from the coding sequence ATGTCGGGATGTTTCGGCGTCATCCGAATAATCGGGTTGGTTTCCCTCGCGGTGATGCTGTTTTCGATCGCCGCCTGGGCGCAGGACGGAACCACGATGCCGAGGGAAACTGTTACGGTCGGCGTCAGGGATGATTTCGCCCCCTTTTCCGATGTGCAGGAAATAGACGGTGAAGAGATCTTTACCGGGTACGACGTGGAGATAGTCCGCGCCGTCGCCCGGGATATGGGAGTTAACGTGACATTCACCGCCGCTCCTCCCGTCACCCTGATACCGATGGCCGCCGAGGGACTTGTCGACCTGGTGCCGGGCATGGCCCATCGTCGCGGATGGGAGTTGGCGGTGGATTATTCCGAGACCTATTTCCTCGCCGGCGCCCGGGTCCTGGTGACCACGAGGTCACACATTACGAGACTCGCACACCTGAAGAACAAGCCCGTCGCCGTCATCGACGACTCCATCACCGGCGGCTTTACCCCGGACGACGTCATCGCGGCGCTGCCCGAGGCCGTCATCGTGACCGCGGCCGATCTCCCGGAGGCCCTGAGTCTCCTCGAATCCCGGGAGGTGGTGGGCGTGGTTGCGGATCTGCGCACGCTCATCGCGACGGTGTATGCCAACGATGAAAGCGAGCGATACCGCATCGTCGAAGATGCGATCACCACGACACCCGTGGGAATCATGCTCCCCCCGGACGACGATACGCTTCGTGAGCGGGTGAATTTCTCCCTGATGAACATCTACACGACCGGCGTCTATGGCGAGATAACAGAGACATGGTTGGTTGAGCCGCTTCCCTGTGCGATAGACGCCGGATTTGTCATGGAATTATGGCCGGAGTAA
- a CDS encoding universal stress protein has translation MHNINKILVALDGSDVSMRAFSWASDLACVFSAELIVLAVSDKRKTPEDETSPAFMTDREVKNLVEVYAEKYEELFKAITDKCSDAEVPVSTVTLHGLPSQEIVQLAIDEDADLIVMGAHGKKEEFYHEFTSTSERVLKKSPCPVLMIVPERKREKTKPGEPKQKKYTPILHST, from the coding sequence ATGCACAATATAAACAAGATACTTGTGGCTCTGGACGGATCCGATGTTTCCATGAGAGCCTTCAGTTGGGCCAGTGACCTGGCATGCGTCTTCAGCGCCGAGTTAATCGTCCTGGCCGTCTCGGACAAGAGAAAAACCCCGGAAGACGAAACGTCTCCCGCATTCATGACCGACCGGGAAGTGAAAAACCTCGTCGAGGTATACGCCGAAAAATACGAGGAACTCTTCAAAGCAATCACCGACAAATGCAGTGACGCGGAAGTGCCCGTGAGCACGGTGACGCTGCACGGTCTTCCATCCCAGGAAATCGTTCAGCTTGCCATCGACGAGGATGCGGACCTGATCGTCATGGGGGCCCACGGCAAAAAGGAGGAATTCTACCACGAATTCACCTCCACATCGGAGCGGGTCCTGAAAAAGTCTCCGTGCCCGGTGCTGATGATCGTGCCGGAAAGAAAGCGGGAGAAGACCAAACCGGGAGAGCCGAAACAGAAGAAATACACGCCGATTCTCCACAGCACATGA
- a CDS encoding amino acid ABC transporter ATP-binding protein: MIIFRNVEKYYGTFHALKNINLHVHPGEVVVICGPSGSGKSTLIRCINELELINSGELIVDEQNLSDPRTNINDLRAEIGMVFQQFNLYPHMTVLKNIILAPTKVKKVPKQEAKRLALELLEKVRIQDQAYKYPSELSGGQQQRVAIARGLAMQPRIMLFDEPTSALDPEMISEVLNVMKDLAKEGMTMAVVTHEMGFAREVAHRVIFMDEGRIVEEGTPEHFFTNPQDERTKAFLNEIL; the protein is encoded by the coding sequence ATGATTATTTTTAGAAATGTAGAAAAATACTACGGCACCTTTCACGCCCTCAAAAACATCAACCTGCACGTGCACCCAGGAGAGGTCGTCGTCATCTGCGGACCGTCCGGCTCGGGAAAATCGACACTGATTCGATGCATCAACGAACTGGAGCTGATCAACAGCGGCGAATTGATCGTCGATGAACAAAATCTTTCCGATCCCCGGACAAATATAAACGACCTGAGGGCGGAAATTGGCATGGTTTTCCAGCAGTTCAACCTCTACCCCCACATGACCGTTCTCAAGAACATCATCCTTGCCCCCACGAAGGTCAAGAAGGTACCGAAGCAGGAAGCGAAGAGGCTGGCCTTGGAGCTGCTGGAGAAGGTGCGCATCCAGGATCAGGCCTATAAATATCCATCGGAGCTTTCCGGCGGTCAGCAGCAGCGGGTGGCCATCGCCCGGGGCCTCGCGATGCAGCCCAGGATTATGCTCTTTGACGAGCCGACGTCCGCCCTGGACCCGGAAATGATCAGCGAGGTCCTCAACGTCATGAAGGACCTGGCCAAGGAGGGCATGACGATGGCCGTGGTCACCCACGAGATGGGCTTCGCCCGGGAGGTGGCGCATCGAGTCATCTTCATGGACGAGGGGAGGATCGTCGAGGAGGGAACGCCGGAACACTTCTTCACGAATCCCCAGGACGAGCGAACGAAGGCGTTTCTCAACGAGATTCTGTAG
- a CDS encoding ABC transporter substrate-binding protein: protein MKKLLTLLFAMMLIMALGVGVATAQEKSTLDVVKERGVLIAGVKDSVVPFGFVDEAARDLVGFDVDVCRYIADELGVDLELKPVTSSNRIPMLTDGQVDILAATMTHKMERDEVIDFSITYFMDGQKLLTAADSGITSYEDLAGKKVGSVKGSTSEKNIIGVQPDCEVVSFEGYPESFLALKQGKVVAMTTDSVILVGLKGSDPEPAKWAIVGDAFSIEPYGLGLPENDSEWRDFVNFTLIKMWNTGAWHEIYETWLGPDTNYYMPLTWDMEIWP, encoded by the coding sequence ATGAAAAAACTGCTAACCCTTTTATTCGCCATGATGTTGATCATGGCCCTGGGCGTGGGCGTCGCCACGGCCCAGGAAAAGTCGACCCTTGACGTGGTCAAGGAACGCGGCGTGCTGATCGCCGGCGTCAAGGACTCCGTTGTCCCCTTCGGCTTTGTCGATGAAGCCGCCCGGGATCTGGTCGGTTTCGACGTGGATGTCTGCCGTTACATCGCCGATGAGCTGGGCGTGGACCTGGAGCTGAAGCCGGTGACGTCCTCGAATCGTATTCCTATGCTCACCGACGGACAGGTTGATATCCTCGCCGCCACCATGACCCACAAGATGGAGCGGGACGAGGTCATCGATTTCTCCATCACCTACTTCATGGACGGTCAGAAGCTCCTGACCGCCGCGGACAGCGGCATCACCAGCTACGAAGACCTGGCCGGCAAGAAGGTCGGATCGGTCAAGGGATCCACCAGCGAGAAGAACATCATCGGAGTCCAGCCGGACTGCGAGGTGGTCTCCTTCGAGGGATACCCGGAATCCTTCCTGGCCCTCAAGCAGGGCAAGGTTGTGGCCATGACCACGGATTCCGTGATCCTGGTGGGCCTCAAGGGCAGCGACCCGGAACCGGCCAAATGGGCGATCGTCGGAGACGCATTCTCCATCGAGCCCTACGGACTGGGACTCCCGGAGAACGATTCCGAATGGCGTGATTTTGTCAACTTCACCCTGATCAAGATGTGGAATACCGGCGCCTGGCACGAGATTTATGAAACCTGGCTCGGCCCGGATACCAATTATTACATGCCCCTCACCTGGGATATGGAAATCTGGCCCTAA
- a CDS encoding amino acid ABC transporter permease, with translation MLRFAKRYKYIVYPLYYIAIIFLLYILIYKVLILTVLDVEIQYKLDYSVFLRDRTEGITYIELLLTGVWTTIKISFFSIIIAMAIGTILAVFRLSRVTILDVFSKAYIELFRNTPLLVQIFLWYYASDAFMPSFFTDWFYQQTNIEFAYGMAALATYTGAFIAEEIRAGIQSIPKQQMEASRSGGLTFIQAMRYVILPQAFRIVIPPLINQTLNLTKNSSLVMAIGVLELMASARFIFDETFRVFEALSVATLIYMAISLLISLAINMYNKYFLKYITY, from the coding sequence ATGTTGCGATTTGCAAAACGTTATAAGTATATCGTCTATCCGCTTTATTATATCGCAATAATTTTTCTCCTGTATATTCTCATCTACAAGGTCCTGATCCTCACGGTTCTCGATGTAGAGATTCAGTACAAGCTCGATTACTCGGTGTTTCTCAGAGACAGGACCGAGGGGATCACCTACATCGAGCTGCTTTTAACCGGGGTTTGGACGACGATCAAAATCTCGTTCTTCTCCATCATCATCGCCATGGCCATCGGGACGATCCTGGCGGTGTTCCGCCTCTCCCGGGTAACGATCCTGGACGTGTTCTCCAAGGCGTATATCGAGCTGTTTCGAAACACACCGCTTTTGGTCCAGATATTCCTCTGGTACTACGCCTCGGATGCGTTCATGCCGAGCTTTTTTACCGACTGGTTCTACCAGCAGACGAACATCGAGTTCGCCTACGGCATGGCGGCCCTTGCCACCTATACCGGCGCCTTCATCGCCGAGGAGATTCGGGCGGGCATCCAGTCCATTCCGAAGCAGCAGATGGAGGCGTCACGATCCGGCGGATTGACCTTTATCCAGGCCATGCGGTATGTTATTCTGCCCCAGGCGTTCAGGATCGTCATCCCGCCCCTCATCAATCAGACCCTGAACCTCACGAAAAACTCGTCTCTGGTCATGGCCATCGGGGTGTTGGAGCTCATGGCCAGCGCCCGGTTCATCTTCGACGAGACGTTTCGGGTGTTCGAGGCCCTGTCGGTGGCCACGCTGATCTACATGGCCATATCCCTGTTGATCTCTCTGGCCATCAACATGTATAACAAGTATTTCCTCAAATATATAACGTATTGA
- a CDS encoding amino acid ABC transporter permease: MYSIVSGISSFRFDIIVKYFPYFVLGRVGEPGGLVLTFILAAVSLGIAFVTGLIFGLMRHSKRWWLHYPAIVYIELIRGMPLILVIFWFVFLPPAMSEDLKSIDRMYFAFLAFICFTGAYLAEIVRAGILSIGKGQMEAARSTGLTHAQAMFHIIMPQALKNMIPSFVNQFVSLIKDTSLVWFVGLGEFTTTIFQINNKVLVAPFELYFFAILVYFLICYPLTASSRWLERKLGVGQR, from the coding sequence ATGTACAGCATCGTCTCCGGGATATCGTCATTCCGGTTCGACATCATTGTCAAATACTTCCCCTATTTTGTCCTTGGCAGAGTGGGGGAACCGGGGGGGCTGGTGCTGACGTTCATCCTTGCGGCGGTGAGTCTGGGCATCGCTTTCGTCACCGGCCTGATCTTCGGACTGATGCGGCACAGCAAGCGCTGGTGGCTCCACTACCCGGCCATAGTCTATATCGAGCTGATTCGCGGCATGCCGCTGATTCTCGTTATCTTCTGGTTCGTCTTCCTGCCGCCGGCCATGTCCGAAGACCTCAAATCCATAGACCGGATGTATTTCGCCTTCCTGGCGTTCATCTGTTTCACCGGCGCGTATCTCGCCGAGATCGTCCGGGCGGGTATTCTTTCCATCGGCAAGGGGCAGATGGAGGCGGCGCGCTCGACGGGACTGACCCACGCCCAGGCGATGTTCCATATCATCATGCCCCAGGCCCTGAAGAACATGATCCCCTCCTTCGTCAACCAGTTCGTCAGTCTCATCAAGGATACCTCCCTGGTCTGGTTCGTGGGTTTGGGGGAATTCACCACCACCATATTCCAGATAAACAACAAGGTGCTGGTGGCCCCCTTCGAACTCTATTTCTTTGCGATACTGGTCTATTTTCTTATCTGCTACCCGCTGACCGCTTCCAGCCGCTGGCTGGAGAGAAAGCTGGGTGTGGGACAGCGATAG
- a CDS encoding protease inhibitor I42 family protein: METNSSLSFPDRMACSTVVTEFEVNEAIVGDSVCVVLDENPSTGYGWEYRAEPEGLLELIETKSFDPEGSDPKMVGASVTTVWKFSAVSEGEVTLTYMYRRSWETDVEPIETIEYLIRIGR; encoded by the coding sequence ATGGAAACGAATAGTTCTCTGTCGTTTCCGGACAGGATGGCCTGCTCGACGGTGGTGACGGAATTTGAGGTGAACGAGGCGATCGTCGGCGATTCCGTCTGCGTGGTCCTGGACGAGAATCCCTCCACCGGGTACGGGTGGGAGTATCGGGCGGAGCCCGAGGGACTGCTGGAACTCATCGAGACAAAGAGCTTCGATCCGGAGGGAAGCGATCCAAAAATGGTGGGGGCGTCGGTAACGACTGTGTGGAAGTTCTCCGCCGTCTCGGAGGGGGAGGTCACGTTGACGTACATGTATCGCCGGTCCTGGGAGACGGACGTGGAGCCGATCGAGACGATCGAATACCTCATTCGTATCGGCCGGTAG